The Prevotella sp. E9-3 genome has a window encoding:
- the abc-f gene encoding ribosomal protection-like ABC-F family protein produces the protein MAKEIPYLDVQNLTKSFGSLVLFRDISFSIAEGQKVGLIAKNGTGKSTLLSLLTGKDGYDEGSIIFKRDLRVGMLEQTPKFDPEESVLDACFNHEGNPEKVLKAKQILTQLKIRDLNQPIGQLSGGQQKRVALANVLILEPDLFILDEPTNHLDLEMIEWLEGFLNRGHKTLLMVTHDRYFLDRVCSVILELDDQTIYTYRGNYSYYLEKRQERIDNRRAEIARANNLYRTELEWMRRMPQARGHKAKYREDAFYELERVAKARIEERQVRLKANNVYIGSKIFECQYITKSFETQGAGSIVITKDFYYNFSRFEKMGIVGNNGAGKSTFIKMILGEIQPDEGRIVVGDTVRFGYFSQEGLKFDENQKVIDVVRDIAEYVDLGSGRHLSASQFLQHFLFTPEQQHNYVYKLSGGERRKLYLCTVLMRNPNFLVLDEPTNDLDIVTLQILEEYLQDFPGCVIVVSHDRYFMDKVVDHLLVFKGQGEVKDFPGNYTQYREWQALQPEEKAVRESKNDKPAKPIKEEKADERPRRMTFKEKREFEQLEKEIASLEEEKKTIEDALCSGTLSIDELTEKSKRLPVLNDELEEKSMRWLELSELS, from the coding sequence GTGGCTAAGGAAATACCATACTTAGACGTTCAGAACCTTACAAAATCGTTTGGCTCGCTTGTATTATTTCGTGATATCAGTTTTTCTATAGCTGAAGGGCAGAAGGTTGGCCTTATTGCTAAGAATGGTACAGGCAAATCAACGCTTCTGTCATTGCTCACAGGTAAGGATGGTTATGATGAGGGGTCAATAATCTTTAAGCGTGATTTAAGAGTGGGAATGCTGGAACAGACGCCAAAGTTTGATCCAGAGGAAAGCGTACTCGATGCCTGCTTCAATCATGAAGGAAACCCAGAGAAGGTTCTGAAGGCTAAACAGATTCTTACTCAGTTAAAGATTCGTGACTTGAATCAGCCAATTGGACAACTCTCTGGCGGTCAGCAAAAGCGTGTAGCACTGGCCAATGTGCTCATTCTTGAACCAGATCTGTTTATCTTGGATGAGCCTACTAACCATCTTGACTTGGAGATGATTGAATGGCTGGAAGGATTTCTGAATCGTGGTCATAAGACCTTATTGATGGTTACACATGACCGCTACTTCTTGGATCGAGTATGTTCAGTGATTCTCGAACTTGACGATCAGACCATTTATACCTATCGTGGCAATTACTCTTACTATTTAGAGAAGCGCCAGGAGCGTATTGATAATCGTAGGGCCGAGATTGCCAGAGCCAACAATCTGTATCGCACTGAGCTGGAATGGATGAGACGCATGCCTCAGGCTCGAGGGCATAAGGCCAAATATCGCGAAGATGCCTTTTATGAGCTTGAGCGAGTGGCCAAAGCCAGAATAGAGGAACGGCAAGTACGCCTGAAGGCCAATAATGTATATATTGGCAGTAAAATCTTTGAATGTCAGTATATTACCAAGAGCTTTGAGACTCAAGGCGCTGGTTCAATCGTTATCACCAAAGATTTCTACTATAACTTTTCTCGCTTTGAGAAAATGGGAATCGTTGGTAATAATGGTGCTGGCAAATCAACGTTTATCAAGATGATTCTCGGTGAGATACAGCCTGACGAAGGACGGATAGTTGTTGGCGATACCGTCCGTTTCGGCTATTTCTCACAAGAAGGGTTGAAGTTTGACGAAAACCAGAAGGTGATCGATGTGGTTCGCGATATTGCCGAATATGTTGATTTGGGCTCTGGGCGTCATCTGTCAGCCAGTCAGTTTCTGCAGCATTTCCTTTTCACGCCTGAACAGCAGCATAATTATGTTTATAAACTATCGGGCGGCGAACGGCGAAAACTGTACCTCTGTACGGTATTGATGCGAAATCCGAACTTCCTTGTACTTGACGAGCCTACCAACGACCTTGATATTGTTACGCTTCAAATTCTGGAAGAGTATCTGCAGGATTTCCCTGGTTGTGTGATAGTGGTCAGTCACGATCGCTATTTCATGGATAAGGTGGTTGACCATTTGCTGGTGTTCAAAGGTCAGGGTGAGGTGAAAGACTTCCCCGGAAACTATACTCAATACCGTGAATGGCAGGCTTTGCAACCCGAAGAAAAAGCAGTCAGGGAATCTAAGAATGATAAACCGGCCAAGCCTATAAAGGAAGAGAAAGCGGATGAGCGTCCACGTAGAATGACTTTCAAGGAAAAACGCGAATTCGAACAGCTGGAGAAAGAAATAGCATCTCTAGAAGAGGAAAAGAAAACCATTGAGGATGCATTATGCAGCGGTACACTCTCCATCGATGAATTGACGGAAAAATCCAAACGCCTTCCTGTTCTTAACGATGAACTGGAGGAAAAGTCAATGCGTTGGTTAGAACTGTCTGAACTATCCTGA
- the recR gene encoding recombination mediator RecR has product MQQQYPSRLLERSVQEFAKLPGVGRKTALRLVLHLLRQQDSVVEQLADALTTMKHEVKFCRVCHNISDEEVCPICSDARRDGSIICVVENIQDVMAIENTLQFSGLYHVLGGVISPMDGIGPSDLELDSLVQRVAEGNIKEVVLALSPTMEGDTTNFYIFRKLASFDVKISIIARGVAVGNELEYTDEVTLGRSILNRTPFEGK; this is encoded by the coding sequence ATGCAACAACAATACCCATCACGCTTGCTGGAACGCTCCGTTCAGGAGTTTGCCAAGCTTCCAGGTGTAGGTCGTAAAACGGCTTTGCGGTTGGTGCTGCATTTGTTGCGTCAGCAAGATTCCGTTGTCGAGCAGTTGGCCGATGCACTCACTACGATGAAGCACGAGGTTAAGTTCTGTCGTGTATGCCATAATATTAGCGATGAAGAGGTTTGCCCCATCTGTAGTGATGCGCGTCGTGATGGCTCGATAATCTGTGTGGTCGAGAACATTCAAGACGTTATGGCTATTGAGAATACTCTCCAGTTTAGTGGCCTTTACCATGTGTTAGGAGGTGTTATATCGCCAATGGATGGAATAGGGCCAAGTGATCTTGAATTAGATTCCCTTGTACAGCGTGTTGCTGAAGGCAATATTAAAGAGGTTGTATTAGCCCTAAGTCCCACGATGGAGGGCGATACTACCAACTTCTATATATTCCGCAAGCTGGCATCCTTTGACGTTAAGATTAGTATTATAGCCCGAGGTGTAGCTGTGGGCAATGAACTTGAATATACGGATGAGGTGACGCTGGGGCGTTCCATCCTTAACAGAACCCCATTTGAGGGGAAATAA
- a CDS encoding glycosyltransferase family 2 protein — protein sequence MKLSVIIVNYNVRYYVEQCINSVFRATKGIDTEVFVFDNHSRDNSIEFLRRRFGKRIHLIESNHNLGFARANNKAIQQSTGEYILLLNPDTIVGEDSISQVIDFMESHPNAGGVGVMMHNPNGTIAKESRRGIPTPFVSLLKMLGFSKRYYMSHLSWDVPGKIEVISGAFCMTRRSVLNTIGLLDKDFFMYGEDIDLSYRIIEGGYENWYVPAHILHYKGESTQKSSYRYVHVFYQAMLIFFRKHFGHLSFIISLPIKTAIYLRAFMALINMQYTRMQHSLGLGVRHDANMQYSFVGSAPMLEECRQLSLRKGLDASFSDSLSQVEPCNILVFDTDMFSYESILAYSRDHAGHFQIGTFNRKNRILITPNEIIK from the coding sequence ATGAAACTGAGTGTTATTATAGTCAATTATAACGTGCGCTATTATGTAGAACAATGCATCAATAGCGTTTTCAGGGCTACGAAAGGTATAGATACAGAAGTATTTGTATTCGACAACCATTCGAGGGATAATAGTATTGAGTTTCTTCGTAGGCGATTCGGAAAACGTATTCATCTGATAGAGAGCAACCATAATCTGGGGTTTGCTCGTGCCAACAATAAAGCCATCCAGCAGTCAACAGGCGAATATATCCTTTTATTGAATCCCGATACAATTGTGGGTGAGGATAGCATCAGTCAGGTTATCGACTTTATGGAATCTCATCCAAATGCAGGAGGAGTGGGAGTGATGATGCACAATCCTAATGGTACTATTGCCAAAGAATCTCGGCGCGGTATTCCTACACCCTTTGTTTCGCTGTTGAAAATGCTTGGTTTTTCCAAACGTTATTATATGAGTCATTTGTCATGGGATGTTCCTGGCAAGATAGAGGTAATAAGTGGTGCTTTCTGCATGACACGACGTTCAGTGCTTAACACGATTGGCCTTCTTGACAAAGACTTCTTTATGTATGGCGAAGATATAGATCTTTCTTACCGTATCATTGAAGGCGGATATGAAAATTGGTATGTGCCGGCTCATATTCTTCATTATAAAGGCGAGTCAACCCAAAAGTCGTCTTATCGGTATGTCCATGTATTCTATCAGGCCATGCTGATCTTCTTCCGTAAACATTTCGGGCATTTGTCGTTTATCATTTCTCTGCCCATCAAGACTGCTATTTATCTGCGTGCCTTTATGGCCCTCATCAATATGCAGTACACCCGAATGCAGCATTCATTGGGATTAGGGGTAAGGCACGATGCCAATATGCAATATAGTTTTGTAGGTTCTGCTCCTATGTTGGAAGAGTGTCGCCAACTGTCATTGCGAAAAGGACTGGATGCCTCTTTTTCTGATAGTTTAAGTCAGGTGGAACCCTGCAATATTTTGGTGTTTGATACCGATATGTTCAGTTATGAGAGTATTCTCGCTTATAGCCGTGACCATGCTGGACATTTCCAAATAGGTACTTTTAATCGTAAGAATCGAATTCTGATCACTCCAAACGAGATTATTAAATAA
- a CDS encoding GNAT family N-acetyltransferase, which translates to MSRVTLRAMEPEDLDLLYRIENDNSLWNVGITNVPYSRYILRDFIASSTGDIYKDGQVRLIIENSEREVVGIADLVNFDARNCRAEVGIVIECQHRRKGYAAEALSLMADYSRKVLHLHQLYAIVSKDNFASIALFSKAGYQVTAEMKDWLYTGKEYISAQLLQMTL; encoded by the coding sequence ATGAGCCGAGTTACACTTAGGGCAATGGAGCCTGAAGATTTGGACTTGTTGTATCGTATAGAAAACGATAACAGTCTTTGGAATGTGGGGATTACGAATGTTCCCTATTCCCGTTATATTCTTCGTGATTTTATTGCTTCTTCTACAGGTGATATCTATAAGGATGGGCAAGTTCGACTCATCATAGAGAATAGTGAGCGTGAGGTAGTTGGTATTGCTGATCTTGTGAATTTTGACGCCCGTAACTGTCGGGCTGAGGTGGGAATCGTCATTGAATGTCAGCACCGGCGTAAAGGTTATGCTGCCGAAGCTCTCTCTCTGATGGCTGATTATTCCCGCAAAGTGCTTCATCTTCACCAGCTTTATGCGATTGTCTCCAAGGATAACTTTGCCTCAATAGCTCTTTTCAGTAAGGCCGGATATCAGGTGACTGCCGAAATGAAGGATTGGCTCTATACCGGTAAGGAGTATATTTCTGCACAATTACTCCAAATGACTCTATAG
- a CDS encoding TonB-dependent receptor, giving the protein MKQRFLYRYILLMLVWILTGNMAIAQLFTVKGTVKDEDGNALELATVSCAEQGKVTMTNLKGEYSLQLQSEDSVVIRFSMVGYKTRTRVLRRPRTTQTLQLSLDPLDELGEVVVNKRRRQTSQTEQLDLKDIKSVPSASGNAIEELVQQQAGVSTHNELSSQYNVRGGSFDENSVYINNVEVYRPLLIRSGQQEGLSVINPDMVEKVGFSSGGFSAKYGDKMSSALDITYKRPKSFEATAMASLLGASAYVGMSTKKFSMSHGLRYKTNRYLLGSLDTKGEYKPNFLDYQTNIIYEPNKRWTFNFIGNISENHYNFSPTDRETSFGTMEAAKSFKVYFDGQEKDIFRTLFGTASISRHIGDSTHIRFLWSAFHTKEQECYDIQGQYWLDDAQSSENLGVGTYMEHARNYLTANVQSIKLLFEKKLRQHEIESGLTMKWEHIKEQNREWEMRDSSGYSVPHSDNRLDLIYTLVSKNDMKSRRYEGYIQDTWRWHTGESDNDDERQTFYTLTYGVRFSHWSFNGETTLSPRASLAIVPAWNNDVTFRLATGLYYQAPFYKELRDTTTLLTNNMTEATLNSKIKSPRSLQFIAAFDYRFQMMDRPFKFTAEAYYKALSNLIPYNVQNVKVTYYGENLTSGYATGLDLKLFGEFVPGTDSWITFSLMRTQQKFNNTWVSMPTDQRYAINFHFTDFFPGTDNWKMTLRLAYADGLPFGAPHRGLEGQNFRAPAYKRADIGMSYLAYKNNHPTTYTLKNVWVGLDCLNLFGISNVNSYYWVTDVMNRQWAVPNYLTGRQINGKVIVEF; this is encoded by the coding sequence ATGAAACAAAGGTTTTTATATCGCTACATTCTCCTTATGCTTGTCTGGATTCTGACAGGCAACATGGCTATTGCACAATTGTTTACTGTTAAAGGTACGGTTAAAGACGAGGATGGCAACGCCCTTGAACTTGCAACAGTGAGCTGTGCTGAACAGGGGAAAGTAACAATGACAAACCTGAAAGGCGAATACTCTCTTCAGCTACAGTCAGAAGATTCAGTTGTAATACGTTTCTCTATGGTTGGATACAAAACACGTACTCGCGTATTGAGACGTCCACGTACCACACAAACATTACAATTATCGTTGGATCCTCTTGACGAACTTGGCGAAGTCGTAGTAAATAAAAGGCGCCGTCAGACTTCTCAAACTGAACAACTGGATTTAAAAGACATCAAGTCTGTCCCTTCAGCCAGTGGAAATGCTATTGAGGAGTTAGTACAGCAGCAGGCCGGAGTATCTACACACAATGAATTATCATCGCAATATAACGTACGCGGCGGTTCGTTTGATGAAAATTCTGTATATATAAATAATGTGGAAGTTTACCGTCCACTGCTGATTCGTAGCGGACAACAGGAAGGACTTTCTGTCATCAATCCTGATATGGTAGAAAAAGTAGGTTTTTCAAGTGGAGGCTTTTCTGCCAAGTATGGTGACAAGATGTCGTCTGCACTCGACATTACTTATAAACGTCCCAAATCTTTTGAAGCCACAGCCATGGCTTCACTTCTTGGAGCATCTGCCTATGTAGGTATGAGTACCAAGAAATTCAGTATGAGCCATGGACTCCGATATAAAACGAATCGCTACCTTTTAGGCTCACTTGATACGAAGGGCGAATATAAACCCAATTTTCTTGACTATCAAACCAACATCATCTACGAACCCAACAAACGTTGGACATTCAATTTCATTGGCAACATATCAGAAAACCATTACAATTTCTCGCCTACAGATCGCGAAACAAGTTTTGGAACGATGGAAGCTGCCAAATCGTTTAAAGTTTATTTTGACGGACAGGAAAAAGATATATTCCGCACACTCTTTGGTACCGCAAGCATTTCGCGCCATATAGGAGACTCTACTCATATTCGTTTTCTGTGGTCAGCCTTCCATACAAAGGAACAGGAGTGCTACGATATTCAGGGCCAATATTGGCTGGATGATGCGCAATCATCAGAGAATTTAGGTGTTGGCACATATATGGAGCATGCCCGTAACTATCTGACCGCCAACGTCCAAAGCATTAAGCTATTGTTTGAAAAGAAGCTACGCCAACACGAAATTGAAAGCGGGCTCACCATGAAATGGGAACATATCAAAGAGCAGAATCGTGAATGGGAGATGCGTGACTCAAGTGGATATTCAGTACCTCACAGTGATAACCGTTTGGATCTCATATACACGCTGGTCTCTAAAAATGACATGAAGAGCCGACGATATGAGGGATACATTCAAGACACATGGCGATGGCATACAGGAGAAAGTGACAATGACGACGAAAGGCAGACATTCTATACTTTAACATACGGCGTTCGTTTCAGTCACTGGTCGTTTAACGGTGAAACGACTCTGTCTCCACGCGCATCCTTAGCCATTGTTCCCGCATGGAACAATGACGTTACTTTCCGACTGGCCACAGGTCTTTACTATCAAGCGCCATTCTACAAAGAACTGCGTGACACCACCACTCTATTGACAAACAACATGACCGAGGCAACACTTAATTCAAAGATTAAAAGCCCACGTTCATTACAATTCATAGCAGCTTTTGACTACCGTTTCCAGATGATGGACCGTCCATTCAAATTTACTGCTGAAGCATATTATAAAGCACTCTCAAATCTCATTCCATACAATGTCCAGAACGTTAAAGTGACCTATTATGGTGAAAACCTTACTTCAGGTTATGCTACAGGACTTGATTTAAAACTGTTTGGTGAGTTTGTCCCTGGTACCGACTCTTGGATCACTTTCTCATTGATGCGCACCCAACAGAAATTCAATAACACCTGGGTATCAATGCCTACAGACCAGCGCTATGCAATTAATTTCCATTTCACGGATTTCTTTCCAGGAACAGACAATTGGAAGATGACACTTCGCTTAGCTTATGCAGACGGACTTCCTTTTGGAGCTCCGCATAGAGGTCTGGAAGGTCAGAATTTCCGGGCTCCAGCCTATAAGCGCGCAGATATTGGAATGAGCTATTTGGCATATAAAAACAATCATCCTACTACCTATACGTTGAAAAATGTGTGGGTGGGGCTTGATTGTCTGAATCTGTTTGGTATCTCAAACGTGAACTCCTACTATTGGGTAACAGACGTTATGAATCGCCAATGGGCGGTACCTAATTACTTAACCGGACGACAAATAAACGGTAAAGTAATCGTTGAATTCTGA
- the leuB gene encoding 3-isopropylmalate dehydrogenase, which yields MKLKIAILPGDGIGPEIMTQGVAVLNAIADRFGHEFEYNEAICGAHAIDAVGDPYPDATHEICMNSDAVLFAAVGDLRFDNNPTAKVRPEQGLLAMRKKLGLFANVRPVATFDCLLHKSPLKDELLRGADFVVLRELTGGMYFGEKYQDDFKAYDTDIYTRPEIERILKLAFEMAQKRKKHLTVVDKANVLASSRLWRQIAKEMEPDYPDVTTDYMFIDNASMRVLTEPTFFDVIVTENTFGDILTDETSCITGSMGLQPSSSLGEHTPLFEPVHGSWPQAANKNLANPVAQILSAAMLLEHFGLNAEGALIRKAVDASLESNVRTPEIQVEGGAHYGTKEVGQWIVDYIRNA from the coding sequence ATGAAATTAAAAATTGCCATACTTCCAGGTGACGGAATTGGACCTGAGATAATGACTCAAGGAGTTGCTGTGCTAAATGCTATAGCTGACCGTTTCGGGCATGAGTTTGAATACAACGAAGCTATTTGCGGTGCTCACGCTATTGATGCAGTAGGTGATCCGTATCCTGATGCAACGCATGAGATTTGCATGAATTCGGATGCTGTACTGTTTGCTGCAGTAGGCGACTTGCGTTTTGACAATAATCCTACGGCAAAAGTGCGTCCTGAACAGGGGTTGCTGGCAATGCGCAAGAAGTTAGGTCTTTTTGCGAATGTACGCCCTGTGGCAACGTTTGACTGCTTGCTGCATAAGTCTCCCTTGAAAGACGAACTGCTCCGTGGTGCTGATTTCGTAGTTTTGCGTGAACTCACCGGTGGAATGTATTTTGGCGAGAAATATCAAGATGATTTTAAAGCTTATGATACTGATATCTATACCCGTCCAGAAATAGAACGAATCCTTAAGTTGGCTTTCGAGATGGCTCAGAAGCGCAAGAAACATCTTACTGTTGTCGATAAAGCAAATGTTCTTGCTTCAAGTCGTTTATGGCGCCAGATTGCAAAGGAAATGGAACCCGATTATCCAGATGTGACAACAGACTATATGTTTATTGATAATGCATCAATGCGTGTACTCACTGAACCGACATTCTTTGATGTGATTGTTACAGAGAATACTTTTGGAGATATCCTTACTGACGAAACTTCTTGTATTACCGGTTCAATGGGGCTTCAACCTTCATCGTCGTTAGGTGAACATACTCCACTGTTCGAACCTGTTCATGGTTCATGGCCACAGGCTGCAAACAAGAATCTGGCAAACCCTGTAGCACAGATTCTATCAGCTGCAATGTTGCTTGAACATTTTGGTCTTAACGCCGAGGGAGCACTGATTCGTAAGGCTGTCGATGCTTCTTTGGAATCAAATGTCCGTACACCTGAAATTCAAGTTGAAGGTGGTGCTCATTATGGAACGAAAGAAGTAGGTCAGTGGATTGTTGATTATATCAGAAATGCTTGA
- the nth gene encoding endonuclease III — protein sequence MTRKQRYEKILDHFQKEMPEVNTELEFGNVFQLLVAVVLSAQCTDKRINQVTPELFRRFPDALAMSKVDSDEIYEYIKSVSYPNAKAQHLAELSRRLVADYGGDVPSSFDALLTLPGVGRKTANVIQAVAFGQATMAVDTHVFRVSHRLGLVSKSDNTPYKVEQQLVKNVPEHLRARAHHWLLLHGRYVCTARKPHCEKCPFDTICPKLISE from the coding sequence ATGACTCGCAAACAACGCTATGAAAAGATACTAGATCATTTCCAGAAGGAAATGCCTGAAGTTAACACCGAACTTGAATTCGGCAATGTATTTCAACTACTTGTAGCCGTAGTGCTAAGTGCCCAATGTACAGATAAACGTATCAATCAGGTTACGCCTGAACTGTTTAGGCGTTTTCCGGATGCTCTTGCTATGAGTAAGGTGGATTCAGATGAAATATATGAATATATTAAAAGTGTGTCCTATCCAAATGCAAAAGCTCAACACCTTGCAGAACTTTCACGGCGTTTAGTAGCTGACTATGGTGGTGATGTTCCATCTTCTTTCGATGCACTATTAACCCTACCTGGTGTAGGAAGAAAAACAGCCAATGTCATTCAAGCCGTTGCATTTGGACAAGCCACTATGGCTGTTGATACTCATGTTTTTAGAGTGAGCCACCGATTAGGACTCGTATCAAAAAGCGATAATACTCCCTATAAAGTTGAGCAACAATTAGTAAAAAATGTACCTGAGCATTTACGCGCTCGTGCTCACCATTGGCTGCTACTACACGGACGTTATGTTTGTACAGCAAGGAAGCCTCATTGCGAGAAATGCCCATTTGATACCATTTGTCCTAAACTTATATCTGAATAA
- a CDS encoding fructose-1,6-bisphosphatase, whose product MSTNEERYLNLLSNTFPTVADAAAEIINLEAILNLPKGTEHFLADIHGEHEAFIHILKNASGNIKRKVGEIFGNTIRDSEKKELCTLIYYPEQKLELIRAVEQDIDDWYRITIHQLVKVCREMSSKYTRSKVRKSLPEEFSYIIEELLHERSDDQDKAAYVAVIVDTIITTGRADDFIIAICKVIHRLAIDQLHILGDIYDRGPGAHIILDTLRQYHSWDIQWGNHDVLWMGASAGNDACICNVLRLSLRYANLVTLEEGYGINLVPLATFALDTYGNDPCTEFIPILLKDSKIDEKNKQLIAKMHKAISIIQFKQEAAIFHRRKEWKMEDRCLLEHIDFEKGTCTIDGKSYPMNSCNFPTIDPADPSALTPEETLLMKKLHHSFRISEKLRKHIRTILSHGCMYNICNQNLLFHASIPLNADGTLKDVEIMGEKYAGRELMSFIGQLVRAAFQNDTPDETKQYAKDYFLYLWCGKDSPLFDKSKMATFERYFLSDKDTYKEDKGYYFLLRDSAEVCDRILDAFGIVGDNRHIINGHVPVHASKGENPIKAGGRLMVIDGGFSEAYHSETGIAGYTLVYHSRGFQLVQHEPFTSTRDAIERGKDIKSTTQIVEMSTHRMLVADTDKGAELREQIEDLKLLLYAYRHGIIKERRN is encoded by the coding sequence ATCCTTAACTTACCTAAAGGAACGGAACATTTTCTTGCAGACATTCATGGTGAGCATGAGGCATTCATTCACATATTGAAGAATGCGTCAGGTAACATCAAGCGAAAGGTCGGCGAGATATTTGGCAACACTATCCGTGATAGCGAGAAGAAAGAACTATGCACCCTAATATATTATCCGGAACAAAAACTCGAGCTAATAAGAGCGGTAGAACAAGACATTGACGACTGGTATCGCATCACCATTCATCAACTGGTTAAGGTATGTAGAGAAATGTCTTCAAAATATACGCGTTCGAAAGTCCGCAAGTCTTTACCTGAAGAATTCTCATATATTATTGAAGAGCTGCTTCACGAACGCAGCGATGATCAAGATAAAGCAGCTTACGTAGCAGTAATTGTCGATACCATTATAACCACCGGTAGGGCTGATGATTTCATTATCGCTATATGTAAAGTAATTCATCGTTTAGCTATTGACCAGCTACATATTCTTGGTGACATCTATGATCGAGGGCCAGGAGCACATATTATCTTAGACACTTTGCGACAATATCACTCTTGGGATATTCAGTGGGGAAACCACGATGTATTATGGATGGGGGCTTCAGCTGGTAACGATGCTTGCATCTGTAATGTTCTTCGTCTGTCACTTCGCTATGCTAATCTTGTAACTTTAGAGGAAGGGTATGGCATTAATCTTGTGCCTTTAGCTACATTTGCTCTTGACACTTATGGAAATGATCCATGTACCGAATTTATCCCCATTCTTCTAAAAGACTCGAAAATTGACGAGAAAAACAAGCAACTCATTGCCAAGATGCACAAAGCCATATCCATTATCCAGTTCAAACAAGAGGCTGCTATTTTTCATCGTCGCAAAGAATGGAAAATGGAAGACCGCTGTTTGCTTGAACATATTGACTTTGAGAAAGGAACATGTACCATCGATGGCAAAAGTTACCCTATGAATTCATGCAATTTCCCAACTATAGATCCTGCAGATCCTTCAGCTCTTACTCCAGAAGAAACACTTCTCATGAAAAAGCTGCATCACTCATTCAGGATTAGTGAGAAATTAAGAAAGCATATTCGTACAATACTTAGTCATGGTTGCATGTATAATATCTGCAATCAAAACCTACTTTTCCATGCTTCTATACCTCTGAATGCCGATGGCACACTAAAAGATGTAGAAATAATGGGAGAAAAATATGCCGGCCGTGAACTGATGTCTTTTATTGGTCAATTAGTGCGCGCTGCATTTCAAAACGACACGCCTGACGAAACCAAGCAATATGCCAAAGATTATTTTCTATATTTGTGGTGTGGAAAAGACTCTCCCCTATTCGACAAATCAAAGATGGCAACATTCGAACGATATTTTCTCAGCGACAAGGATACTTACAAAGAGGATAAAGGCTACTATTTTCTTCTTCGCGATTCAGCAGAAGTATGCGACCGTATTCTTGATGCATTTGGCATTGTTGGTGATAATCGTCACATTATAAACGGTCACGTTCCTGTGCATGCTTCAAAAGGTGAGAATCCCATCAAAGCAGGCGGACGCCTAATGGTTATTGATGGAGGTTTTTCTGAAGCCTATCATTCTGAAACTGGTATTGCTGGTTATACACTTGTCTATCATAGCCGTGGATTCCAACTTGTTCAGCACGAACCTTTTACTAGCACTCGAGATGCTATTGAACGCGGAAAAGATATTAAATCTACCACACAGATTGTTGAGATGTCAACCCACCGCATGTTAGTTGCTGATACTGACAAAGGTGCCGAACTCCGTGAACAGATAGAAGATTTGAAACTTTTGCTCTATGCCTACCGGCATGGCATAATTAAGGAAAGAAGAAACTAA